In Paenibacillus bovis, one DNA window encodes the following:
- a CDS encoding fibronectin type III domain-containing protein, translating to MRKWMNGCLAAAVLLGSLTLPISGNRVYAAEASAQDLYFEQANYGALIASGLVENPVLKTVGRGGGPTYYEYSRSIQADAAIPAPNDMGKAAYYLVVEATTSVSTDYGNATTSSNRQISVSSDGEHYNQLWQPENNGQAQVVGSPGTRTEYWVIKINGEATWPREVNAQGDEVEYRTLYTNMQKVRMNWTWNGPYSESMKSIKYRVYRKELPRQTDAPGITVNPSEDYHKGLNNTFSLSKPGYYANSGEKDSGILQYRLNGGSWNNYQEGSQVSITTEGEVKIESRLLTGGSIESLYGTAYSRQDNTPPTAPQIMNIDSNKWYTSGVPVIIHAGTDAGSGPANIRYRFSGATEQPEGYLSGTPMIANEGVTQITARTVDHVGLYSDEATAQVHIDRTPPAAVLTAPQEWANSVMISASGTDAVSGMHKIVLPNGSSYRGNSAKFQATANGTYTFGFFDVAGNSVEKSIAVSNIDDVNPVVSVSQNGAAWTGQDVPVHFTFADGQSGLNMNKLYYKVTNSPDTPDAWNPATAEETITLQQEGIWYLHLQGEDLAGNPVHFVSKPYHLQKQPATPQLQVVGTDTDEMLLKWSLPAGSAETDGYTYEVTNENTGKTWNVPYPAHELRDSSLQPGEKYRYVIVAKNHVGESIASQAVTGVTLPVAPLQASVYPKDRDYSTALISVDPVKSATGYRIVATNWGTQQVDADVTVTGDTYQDVPGLHPYAMYDFAISALNESGEGIPYHISYLSLPNQVSGFTSVQIKEDAIHLNWHTATRDTYSWSSVSEDTYYQLERNQTRIFEGLITEYEDTHLDPGKSYDYAVAAGNSSGFGTKAVLSNIWTLPAAVKQLQQKEASADRFTLSWVAPAGVTGYRAVVDDTYVIDIPERVNQYTFDGLAPGTTHAVVLSPRNPSGYGQAVSALGTTLPDIPVAGALEVKHVGEDQVTFLIHGVPGADKYRLQINHEEYVVGAGELTVSGLQGGTWYDYSFAGGNTAGYGQAAVERVLTLPAAVTGYEVGKHTPTSLVLSWQPVKGAKSYEIYTPDEELLATVTQETYRITSLQPGSSNRWMVRAVNESGAGQTSSFSWRTLPGFENEDELDWSSLVKVTHTGVHAADLSWPAVPGADRYRIYDQDHQVVGESAEPHITLSELDSAQAYSKYIVVPYNSTGEGKPMTVPTFVTKPSPDYTATYTSSRSEVSLDLQHQLDHEILVIASQGKELYRGPVKDYHAYKQDRLQPSSIYTFEIWTENEAGDRSPVVELETRTKKERETVIEQKADTPIDIETPAEPVEADLAPEVSQDNDKKDRKNFIDINRSFAKDSITRLADMGIVKGISDDLYAPKAGTTRAEFMSMLTRLAVPADQIQAAADEQLTFTDTPADRWYTPELKAAIRYGIAKGFSAEDFRPDQEIDREQAAKMLSGALYSLVAETDQMNYADASDVSVWARPEVSGLTATEIVEGYPDQTFRPHANLTRAESAAMIDRALQRGMINEPVQ from the coding sequence ATGCGTAAATGGATGAATGGGTGCCTGGCGGCTGCAGTGCTGCTGGGCTCTTTGACGTTGCCGATCAGTGGCAATAGGGTATATGCGGCGGAAGCATCCGCCCAGGATCTTTATTTTGAGCAGGCAAACTATGGAGCTTTAATTGCTTCAGGACTGGTTGAAAATCCCGTATTAAAAACGGTTGGTCGTGGTGGTGGTCCAACCTACTATGAGTACAGCCGAAGCATTCAGGCGGATGCAGCCATTCCCGCGCCAAACGATATGGGAAAAGCGGCGTACTATTTGGTGGTAGAAGCGACTACATCGGTATCGACGGACTATGGAAATGCCACCACATCATCGAACAGACAAATTTCGGTGAGCAGCGATGGTGAACATTACAATCAGCTTTGGCAGCCGGAAAATAATGGACAAGCTCAAGTTGTAGGCTCTCCAGGAACACGTACAGAGTACTGGGTGATTAAGATCAATGGGGAAGCGACCTGGCCGCGTGAAGTCAACGCGCAAGGGGATGAAGTGGAATACCGAACGCTCTATACCAATATGCAAAAGGTCCGGATGAATTGGACCTGGAATGGTCCGTATTCGGAAAGTATGAAATCGATCAAGTATCGGGTCTACCGGAAAGAGCTCCCGCGGCAAACGGATGCTCCCGGCATTACGGTCAATCCATCCGAGGACTACCACAAAGGTCTGAATAATACATTCTCGCTGAGCAAGCCAGGCTACTACGCCAATAGCGGTGAGAAAGACAGCGGCATTTTGCAGTACCGACTGAACGGCGGATCATGGAACAATTATCAGGAAGGCAGCCAGGTATCGATCACAACAGAAGGCGAAGTGAAGATTGAATCCCGGCTGCTGACAGGTGGATCCATCGAAAGCTTGTATGGTACAGCGTACAGTCGTCAGGACAATACACCGCCGACTGCGCCGCAGATCATGAATATCGATTCGAACAAATGGTATACCAGCGGTGTACCGGTAATCATTCACGCCGGTACCGACGCCGGATCTGGACCAGCCAATATCCGGTACCGCTTCTCCGGCGCCACCGAGCAGCCAGAAGGCTACTTATCCGGCACTCCGATGATCGCGAATGAAGGGGTCACCCAGATAACTGCTCGTACCGTGGATCATGTTGGGTTGTACAGCGACGAGGCTACCGCGCAAGTACACATCGATCGCACACCACCTGCTGCCGTATTGACCGCACCGCAGGAATGGGCCAACAGTGTAATGATTTCAGCGTCCGGTACCGATGCGGTATCCGGCATGCATAAAATCGTATTACCCAATGGCAGCTCGTACCGCGGAAACAGTGCCAAATTTCAAGCAACAGCCAACGGGACTTATACCTTTGGCTTTTTTGACGTCGCTGGAAACAGCGTAGAGAAGTCAATTGCTGTCAGCAATATCGATGACGTGAACCCGGTAGTATCCGTGTCTCAAAACGGAGCAGCGTGGACTGGTCAAGACGTGCCGGTTCACTTCACTTTTGCCGATGGTCAGTCTGGACTGAACATGAATAAGCTGTACTACAAAGTGACGAATAGCCCGGATACACCGGATGCATGGAACCCAGCAACTGCGGAAGAAACAATCACGCTGCAGCAGGAAGGCATCTGGTATCTGCACCTGCAGGGAGAAGATCTGGCAGGCAACCCGGTTCACTTTGTGTCCAAACCTTACCATCTACAAAAACAGCCAGCGACACCGCAGCTGCAGGTCGTTGGTACAGATACCGATGAGATGCTGCTGAAATGGTCGCTGCCGGCAGGATCGGCGGAGACCGATGGTTATACCTACGAGGTAACCAATGAAAATACCGGTAAGACCTGGAATGTTCCTTATCCAGCTCACGAGCTGCGAGATTCTTCCTTGCAGCCTGGCGAGAAGTACCGGTATGTGATTGTCGCTAAAAACCATGTTGGCGAAAGTATCGCCAGCCAGGCGGTGACCGGCGTCACGCTGCCGGTCGCTCCGCTGCAGGCAAGTGTCTATCCGAAAGACCGGGATTACTCCACAGCGCTGATCAGCGTCGATCCGGTCAAATCGGCTACAGGCTACCGGATCGTAGCCACCAACTGGGGGACTCAGCAAGTGGATGCCGATGTTACGGTCACCGGTGATACGTACCAGGACGTTCCTGGACTGCATCCGTATGCGATGTATGACTTTGCGATCAGCGCGCTGAATGAATCCGGCGAAGGGATCCCGTACCATATCAGTTACCTCTCGCTGCCGAATCAAGTATCCGGCTTTACGTCGGTGCAGATCAAAGAGGATGCTATTCATTTGAACTGGCATACAGCGACCCGGGATACGTATTCCTGGAGTAGTGTTTCTGAAGATACGTATTACCAGCTGGAGCGCAATCAGACGCGCATTTTTGAAGGCTTGATCACTGAATATGAAGATACCCATCTGGACCCCGGCAAGTCATACGATTATGCCGTAGCTGCCGGCAACAGCAGCGGGTTTGGTACCAAAGCAGTGCTGAGTAATATCTGGACGCTGCCAGCTGCCGTGAAACAGCTGCAGCAAAAAGAAGCTTCAGCGGATCGCTTTACCCTTTCCTGGGTAGCACCTGCAGGCGTAACCGGATACCGGGCCGTGGTTGATGATACGTATGTCATCGATATCCCGGAACGAGTCAACCAGTATACATTTGACGGCCTGGCGCCTGGCACCACGCACGCTGTGGTGTTGAGTCCGCGGAACCCATCCGGCTATGGGCAAGCAGTCAGCGCTCTGGGTACCACGCTGCCGGACATTCCGGTTGCTGGCGCCCTGGAAGTGAAGCATGTCGGGGAAGATCAAGTGACGTTCCTGATTCACGGCGTTCCCGGTGCAGATAAATATCGCCTGCAGATCAATCATGAAGAATATGTGGTAGGTGCAGGCGAACTGACAGTGAGCGGCCTGCAGGGCGGCACCTGGTATGATTATTCCTTTGCCGGCGGCAATACAGCCGGATACGGCCAGGCCGCTGTAGAGCGTGTCCTGACGCTGCCTGCAGCTGTTACCGGCTATGAAGTCGGCAAGCATACGCCAACCTCTCTGGTGCTGTCTTGGCAGCCTGTCAAAGGGGCGAAAAGTTACGAGATTTATACACCGGATGAAGAGCTGCTGGCGACAGTAACCCAGGAAACCTACCGCATCACTTCCCTGCAGCCAGGCAGCAGCAACCGCTGGATGGTACGTGCCGTGAATGAGAGTGGTGCCGGACAAACATCGTCGTTTTCTTGGCGGACGCTTCCTGGCTTTGAAAACGAGGACGAGTTGGACTGGAGCAGCCTAGTTAAAGTAACGCATACGGGTGTACATGCTGCCGATCTGTCTTGGCCAGCCGTGCCGGGTGCCGATCGGTACCGCATTTATGATCAGGATCATCAAGTGGTTGGGGAGTCAGCAGAGCCGCACATTACGCTTTCTGAGCTGGATAGTGCGCAGGCATACAGCAAGTACATCGTGGTGCCATACAATAGCACCGGTGAAGGTAAACCGATGACGGTACCGACATTTGTAACCAAGCCAAGTCCGGACTATACCGCCACCTATACAAGTAGCCGCTCGGAGGTCAGCCTGGATCTACAGCACCAATTGGATCATGAAATACTGGTGATTGCTTCCCAGGGGAAAGAACTCTACCGCGGACCGGTCAAAGACTATCATGCCTACAAACAAGACCGCCTGCAGCCAAGCAGCATCTACACCTTTGAGATTTGGACCGAAAACGAAGCGGGCGACCGCTCACCCGTAGTCGAGCTTGAAACACGCACCAAAAAAGAGCGTGAGACGGTGATTGAACAGAAGGCGGATACGCCAATTGATATCGAAACACCTGCAGAGCCGGTCGAAGCGGATCTCGCTCCCGAAGTGTCGCAGGACAACGATAAAAAAGACCGAAAGAACTTTATCGATATCAACCGTTCTTTTGCTAAAGATTCCATTACACGCCTGGCCGATATGGGCATTGTGAAGGGAATCAGTGATGATCTGTATGCACCGAAAGCCGGAACGACCCGGGCAGAATTTATGAGTATGCTGACTCGCCTGGCCGTTCCTGCTGATCAAATTCAGGCTGCTGCAGATGAACAGCTGACCTTTACAGATACACCGGCAGATCGCTGGTACACGCCGGAGCTGAAGGCGGCGATCCGTTATGGTATTGCTAAAGGGTTCAGCGCAGAAGATTTCCGTCCAGATCAAGAGATCGACCGGGAGCAGGCTGCCAAAATGCTGTCTGGTGCCTTGTACAGCCTGGTTGCCGAAACCGACCAGATGAATTATGCCGATGCGTCGGATGTATCGGTCTGGGCACGTCCGGAAGTCAGTGGTCTGACAGCGACTGAAATTGTGGAAGGCTATCCGGATCAGACGTTCCGTCCGCATGCCAATCTGACGCGTGCGGAAAGTGCAGCCATGATTGATCGTGCGCTGCAGCGCGGTATGATCAACGAGCCGGTACAATAA
- a CDS encoding DUF3900 domain-containing protein, protein MRFNIHFLSFYVLQTEGKEGQTYKQSKHYQTLDEQEYEESEVKKFIHAEFARIAKRKVEKNPTNEEAPTKLGTFVVEPGHELSTNPNYNLLMRLRTADQKEDFQQEADELVRSYLETAAVRGGAMIIAQAGMDTHFDDPFIFVIKCDFEQQIARISDEKSLISEVEMAISSRNIKSIQYPHMPEEGMIEEWELKVHQSSHARYFEDFLKFVTYEQSIPEMVTARVMNDVQNYLEEKWPDEDSEERQQEEHDLELWAASSKRDLQEKWDPQQVMHAAERIVEIKPEIEIRLKLGDTVIKGLLADFGHRLHITKLGNQYAVVIEGDAFTFEKGFLPVELLQPDSFEKVSQQLIEKAMQLSDTN, encoded by the coding sequence ATGAGATTCAATATTCATTTTCTATCGTTTTATGTGCTGCAGACCGAAGGGAAAGAAGGACAAACCTATAAGCAATCGAAGCATTATCAAACCCTGGATGAGCAAGAATATGAAGAAAGTGAAGTGAAAAAGTTTATTCATGCGGAGTTTGCCCGGATCGCAAAGCGCAAAGTAGAAAAGAATCCGACAAATGAAGAAGCCCCTACCAAACTCGGTACCTTTGTCGTTGAGCCAGGCCATGAGCTGAGCACCAATCCGAATTACAATCTGCTGATGCGGCTGCGTACCGCGGATCAGAAGGAGGATTTCCAGCAGGAAGCGGATGAGCTGGTGCGCAGCTACTTGGAAACGGCAGCTGTTCGTGGCGGCGCCATGATTATTGCTCAAGCTGGCATGGATACACATTTTGATGATCCGTTTATTTTTGTCATCAAATGCGACTTTGAACAGCAGATCGCCCGCATTTCGGATGAGAAAAGCCTGATCAGTGAGGTGGAAATGGCGATCAGTTCCCGGAATATCAAATCGATTCAATATCCGCATATGCCGGAAGAAGGAATGATTGAAGAATGGGAACTCAAAGTCCACCAGTCGTCCCATGCTCGCTATTTTGAAGACTTCCTGAAGTTTGTGACCTATGAGCAATCGATTCCTGAAATGGTTACGGCGCGGGTTATGAATGATGTTCAAAACTACTTAGAAGAAAAATGGCCCGATGAAGATAGTGAAGAGCGGCAGCAGGAGGAGCATGATCTGGAGCTGTGGGCTGCCAGTAGTAAGCGAGATCTGCAGGAAAAATGGGATCCGCAGCAAGTGATGCATGCTGCAGAGCGGATTGTAGAGATCAAACCTGAAATCGAGATCCGCTTAAAGCTGGGAGATACCGTTATTAAAGGATTACTCGCCGATTTTGGTCATCGATTGCACATTACCAAGCTGGGAAATCAGTATGCGGTCGTCATCGAAGGGGATGCCTTTACGTTTGAAAAAGGATTTTTGCCGGTTGAGTTGCTGCAGCCGGACTCTTTTGAAAAGGTCTCCCAGCAGCTGATCGAAAAAGC